In Phoenix dactylifera cultivar Barhee BC4 chromosome 11, palm_55x_up_171113_PBpolish2nd_filt_p, whole genome shotgun sequence, the following are encoded in one genomic region:
- the LOC103722026 gene encoding carotenoid cleavage dioxygenase 8 homolog B, chloroplastic-like — translation MASILFSPAFQATAIFPSTWSELNRSGPPRLSSILPRGRPQELESLKVSVEAEPRVTAPLQLVETERCVDGKLAAWTSIRQERWEGELVVEGEIPLWLNGTYLRNGPGLWNIGDYNFRHLFDGYATIVRLHFENGRLFFGHRQIESEAYKAAMKNKRICYREFSEAPRPDSFLAYVGELASFFSGASLTDNANTGVVELGDGRVVCLTETIKGSIQINPHTLETVGKFEYTDNLGGLIHSAHPIVTETEFLTLLPDLVRPGYTAVRMEPGTNERKVIGRVNCRGGPAPGWVHSFPVTEHYVVVPEMPLRYCAQNLFRAEPTPLEKFEWHPESGSYVHVMCKASGKIVASVEVPPFVTFHFINAYEEKDENGRATSIIADCCEHNADTTILAKLRLQNLRSFAGQDVLPDARVGRFRIPLDGSPEGELEAALDPEEHGRGMDMCSINQAHLGQKYRYAYACGAQRPCNFPNTLTKIDLVKKKAKNWHDEGGVPSEPFFVARPGATEEDDGVVISMVSDKNGGGYALVLDGSTFEEIARAKFPYGLPYGLHGCWIPKKAS, via the exons ATGGCTTCTATTTTGTTCTCTCCTGCTTTTCAAGCCACTGCTATCTTCCCTTCCACCTGGTCTGAGCTGAACAGGTCCGGTCCACCAAGACTCAGTTCGATCCTTCCGAGGGGCCGACCTCAAGAACTAGAGTCCCTCAAGGTGAGTGTCGAAGCCGAGCCACGAGTCACTGCCCCACTGCAGTTGGTCGAGACCGAACGTTGTGTCGATGGGAAGCTCGCGGCGTGGACCAGCATCCGGCAAGAGCGGTGGGAGGGGGAGCTGGTTGTCGAGGGAGAGATCCCACTTTGGCTG AACGGTACGTACCTAAGGAACGGGCCCGGACTCTGGAACATAGGGGACTACAACTTCCGCCACCTCTTCGATGGCTATGCCACTATTGTCCGCCTCCACTTCGAGAACGGCAGGCTCTTCTTCGGCCACCGCCAAATCGAGTCGGAGGCATACAAAGCCGCCATGAAGAACAAGCGCATATGCTACCGCGAATTCTCCGAAGCCCCGAGACCCGACAGCTTCCTCGCCTACGTCGGCGAGCTCGCCAGCTTCTTCTCCGGCGCGTCCCTCACCGACAACGCGAACACCGGCGTCGTCGAGCTCGGGGACGGCCGGGTCGTCTGCCTCACCGAGACCATCAAAGGCTCCATCCAGATCAATCCCCACACGCTGGAGACCGTCGGGAAGTTCGAGTACACCGACAACTTGGGCGGGCTGATCCACTCGGCGCATCCCATCGTGACCGAGACGGAGTTCTTGACGCTGTTGCCTGACCTCGTGAGGCCGGGGTACACGGCGGTGAGGATGGAGCCGgggaccaacgagcggaaggtGATCGGTAGGGTGAATTGCCGGGGAGGCCCGGCGCCCGGTTGGGTGCACTCTTTTCCGGTGACCGAGCACTATGTGGTGGTGCCGGAGATGCCACTGAGGTACTGCGCCCAAAATCTTTTCAGGGCCGAGCCCACTCCACTGGAGAAGTTCGAGTGGCACCCAGAGTCCGGAAGCTACGTGCATGTCATGTGTAAAGCTAGTGGAAAGATT GTGGCAAGCGTGGAGGTGCCACCCTTTGTTACGTTCCATTTCATCAATGCATATGAGGAGAAGGATGAGAATGGTAGGGCCACTTCCATCATCGCCGACTGCTGCGAGCACAACGCCGACACCACGATTCTCGCCAAGCTTCGCCTCCAGAATCTGAGGTCATTCGCTGGCCAAGACGTGCTGCCGGATGCTAG ggTGGGCCGTTTTCGGATACCTTTGGATGGGAGCCCAGAAGGGGAGCTGGAGGCAGCACTGGACCCAGAGGAGCACGGGAGGGGGATGGACATGTGCAGCATCAATCAGGCTCATCTGGGCCAGAAGTATAGATACGCCTATGCCTGTGGGGCCCAGAGGCCGTGCAACTTCCCCAACACTCTCACAAAG ATCGATTTGGTGAAGAAGAAGGCTAAGAACTGGCACGATGAGGGTGGAGTGCCTTCAGAGCCCTTTTTTGTAGCCAGACCTGGGGCTACTGAGGAGGATGATG GTGTGGTGATATCAATGGTCAGTGATAAAAATGGTGGAGGTTACGCACTGGTACTCGATGGGTCCACCTTCGAGGAAATCGCACGTGCCAAGTTCCCATATGGACTTCCTTATGGGCTGCATGGGTGCTGGATTCCAAAGAAGGCTTCATAA